A stretch of the Bacteroidota bacterium genome encodes the following:
- a CDS encoding NAD kinase: MKIALYGRITEKPLPKALQSFFDQLSAEAVIIAEHDYLAYFSQFVSLRGRVEVISDYNEIRGRADVLLSLGGDGTLLETIAFIQNSGIPVLGINTGRLGFLAAVSPEEASGYAIRLLKREFALDKRALLRLDRPSELFGDVNYALNEFTVQRKESSAMLTINTWVNGEFLNAYWADGLIISTPTGSTAYSLSCGGPLMIPDAKSFVITPLSPHNLNVCPLIIPDDSVIRLKVEGRSPQFLATLDARERSFGPETELIIRREDFKISLIRFHEQHFFQTIREKLHWGQDRRN, encoded by the coding sequence ATGAAGATTGCACTATACGGACGTATCACCGAAAAGCCACTGCCAAAGGCCTTGCAGTCGTTTTTTGACCAGCTTAGCGCAGAAGCCGTAATTATTGCGGAGCACGACTATCTGGCCTATTTCTCACAATTTGTCTCGCTCCGGGGGCGCGTGGAAGTTATTTCCGATTACAATGAAATACGCGGTCGTGCCGATGTGCTGCTCAGTTTGGGTGGCGATGGTACTTTATTGGAGACCATAGCGTTTATTCAAAATTCGGGCATACCGGTATTGGGAATCAATACCGGCAGGCTTGGTTTTCTGGCGGCTGTGTCGCCGGAGGAGGCTTCCGGTTATGCCATACGTTTGCTGAAGCGGGAATTTGCACTGGATAAGCGGGCGTTGCTTCGTTTGGACAGGCCTTCGGAGCTTTTTGGCGATGTGAACTATGCCTTGAATGAGTTTACCGTTCAGCGCAAGGAGTCATCGGCAATGCTTACTATAAACACATGGGTAAACGGTGAGTTTTTAAATGCCTACTGGGCCGACGGACTGATCATTTCCACGCCCACCGGTTCAACCGCTTATTCGTTAAGCTGTGGCGGGCCGCTAATGATTCCAGATGCAAAAAGCTTTGTAATTACACCGCTATCGCCACACAACCTGAATGTGTGTCCGCTAATCATCCCCGATGATTCCGTGATTCGCCTGAAAGTAGAGGGGCGTAGTCCGCAGTTTCTGGCCACACTTGACGCCCGTGAGCGTTCATTTGGCCCGGAGACAGAACTGATTATCCGGCGTGAGGATTTCAAAATCAGTCTGATACGTTTTCATGAACAACATTTCTTTCAAACCATACGTGAGAAACTTCACTGGGGGCAGGATAGGCGTAATTGA